CGTCTCCACGCATACCTTCTTTGAATTCCCGTGCTCCCTGGCCAATGCCGCGCATTAATTCGGGGATGCGTTTTGCCCCAAAAAGCAACAAAACGATCGCCATGATAAGCAGAATTTCTGTCCAACCGAACCGCATGGGCGTTTCCTCGTTAGATCCTCAACCTCTGTATGACCAAGAAATTAACGAATTATAATCGGGATTTACAAGTCTACCTAGTTGCTGGACCGCACAAGAT
This region of bacterium genomic DNA includes:
- a CDS encoding twin-arginine translocase TatA/TatE family subunit; this encodes MRFGWTEILLIMAIVLLLFGAKRIPELMRGIGQGAREFKEGMRGDDSTGKKE